The Mycobacterium paragordonae genome includes a region encoding these proteins:
- a CDS encoding putative quinol monooxygenase, which produces MAVIVILELQFKPESVAAGRELMGRTLEVTRAFDGNLQTDVWVDEDDEAHWLIYEVWESIEADEAYRRFRAGEGKVTELPPLLAEPPNKKRYATADV; this is translated from the coding sequence ATGGCGGTCATTGTGATTCTCGAGCTCCAATTCAAGCCCGAGTCGGTGGCCGCCGGCCGGGAGCTGATGGGCCGGACGCTCGAGGTCACCCGCGCGTTCGACGGGAACCTGCAAACCGACGTGTGGGTCGACGAGGACGACGAAGCGCACTGGTTGATCTACGAGGTGTGGGAATCCATTGAGGCCGACGAGGCCTACCGCCGGTTCCGTGCCGGCGAAGGCAAGGTGACCGAGCTTCCGCCGCTGCTGGCCGAGCCGCCGAACAAGAAGAGATACGCCACCGCCGACGTTTAG
- a CDS encoding GAP family protein, whose product MAGSWGSVLTGLIPLGLVVAVSPITIIPAVLVLQAPRPRPSGLAFLAGWLFGLAALTAACVGASGLLGGMHKSTPSWASWLRIVLGSALIVFGIYRWLTRGGHSESPAWMRSFATITPVRAALTGVALVVGRPDVLFICVPAGLAIGASGLDHVDVWVAGAFFVAIAASSVAVPILAYAAAGNRLDESMARLKDWMEKNNAALMAAILIVIGAMVLYNGIDALKR is encoded by the coding sequence ATGGCAGGAAGCTGGGGTTCGGTCCTCACCGGGCTCATTCCACTCGGACTGGTCGTCGCGGTCTCGCCGATCACCATCATCCCGGCGGTACTGGTGTTGCAGGCGCCGCGGCCACGGCCGAGCGGCCTCGCTTTCCTCGCGGGGTGGCTGTTCGGACTGGCCGCGCTGACGGCGGCGTGCGTCGGGGCGTCCGGGCTCCTCGGTGGTATGCACAAGTCGACACCCAGTTGGGCCTCGTGGCTGCGCATCGTCCTGGGGTCGGCGCTCATCGTGTTCGGCATCTACCGCTGGCTCACCCGGGGCGGCCACTCCGAGTCGCCGGCTTGGATGCGTTCGTTCGCCACGATCACCCCGGTCCGCGCGGCGTTGACCGGGGTGGCGCTGGTGGTCGGACGTCCCGACGTGCTGTTCATTTGCGTCCCAGCGGGATTGGCGATCGGCGCCAGTGGGCTGGACCATGTCGATGTCTGGGTAGCCGGTGCCTTTTTCGTTGCCATCGCCGCGTCCTCCGTCGCGGTTCCAATATTGGCCTACGCCGCTGCGGGTAACCGCTTGGACGAATCGATGGCCCGGCTCAAGGACTGGATGGAGAAGAATAACGCCGCCTTGATGGCGGCAATCCTGATCGTGATCGGCGCGATGGTGCTCTACAACGGAATAGACGCGCTGAAGCGGTGA
- a CDS encoding MBL fold metallo-hydrolase, which produces MPVNPQRRACAISVLGGPTTVIDIGGRRIVMDPTFDPAGPHAYLTKTVGPAVSAEALGPVDVVLISHDEHPDNLDDAGRRFALAAPLVLTHPGGAGRLGPPALGLAPWQSLELPGGSDPLVVQAVPAVHGPADGRRDASGHVNCEVTGFVLSGRGLPTVYLSGDNASIGVVRQVSERIGRVDIAVLFAGAASVPSKERGRPLTLTSARAAAAAEILGAALVVPAHVDGWAHFTEGTDEFAAAFDQAGISGALGLAAHGEWIDWTDPSTR; this is translated from the coding sequence ATGCCAGTGAACCCCCAACGGCGCGCGTGTGCGATCAGCGTCCTGGGCGGCCCGACGACGGTGATCGACATCGGCGGCCGCAGAATCGTGATGGACCCGACCTTCGACCCGGCCGGACCGCACGCCTATCTGACCAAGACCGTCGGACCCGCTGTGAGCGCCGAAGCGCTGGGACCGGTCGACGTGGTGTTGATCAGCCATGACGAGCATCCCGACAACCTGGACGACGCTGGACGCCGCTTCGCCCTGGCCGCTCCCCTGGTCCTCACCCATCCCGGGGGCGCCGGGCGGTTGGGGCCGCCGGCCCTCGGGTTGGCGCCCTGGCAGTCTCTCGAACTGCCTGGCGGATCGGATCCTCTTGTGGTGCAGGCGGTTCCGGCCGTCCATGGGCCGGCCGACGGGCGCCGGGACGCCAGCGGTCACGTCAACTGCGAGGTGACCGGGTTCGTGCTGTCCGGCCGCGGCCTACCCACGGTCTACCTCAGCGGCGACAATGCCTCGATCGGCGTGGTCCGGCAGGTGTCCGAGCGGATCGGCCGCGTTGACATCGCGGTGCTGTTCGCCGGTGCGGCCAGCGTGCCCAGCAAGGAGCGGGGACGCCCGTTGACGCTCACGTCGGCCCGCGCGGCGGCCGCCGCCGAAATCCTGGGCGCCGCACTGGTGGTTCCTGCCCACGTGGACGGCTGGGCTCACTTCACCGAAGGCACCGACGAGTTCGCCGCGGCCTTCGACCAGGCCGGGATCAGCGGTGCGCTCGGACTGGCCGCCCACGGCGAGTGGATCGATTGGACCGACCCGAGCACCCGCTGA
- a CDS encoding sulfite exporter TauE/SafE family protein has product MSVSHMILIGLAGLGAGAINALVGSGTLITFPTLVALGYPPVTATMSNAIGLVAGSVSGTWGYRRELRGQWDRLRWQIPASLVGAMLGAYLLLHLPETVFTRIVPVLLVLALILVVIGPRIQAWARRRAEDAGRSADHITPRRMAALVVGTFLVGAYGGYFTAAQGILLVGVMGALLPESLQRMNAAKNLLTLIVNIVAAVSYTLVAWDRISWPVAGLIAIGSLIGGLIGARYGRRLSSNALRATIVVVGLIGLYRLLTV; this is encoded by the coding sequence GTGTCGGTTTCCCACATGATCTTGATCGGACTGGCGGGGCTCGGTGCCGGCGCGATCAACGCGCTCGTCGGATCGGGCACCCTGATCACGTTCCCGACGCTGGTTGCGCTCGGCTACCCGCCGGTGACCGCCACCATGTCCAACGCGATCGGACTGGTGGCCGGCAGCGTCTCGGGCACCTGGGGCTACCGCAGGGAACTGCGCGGGCAGTGGGATCGCTTGCGGTGGCAGATTCCAGCATCGCTGGTCGGAGCGATGCTGGGTGCTTACCTGCTACTGCATCTGCCCGAGACGGTCTTTACCCGAATCGTGCCGGTGCTGCTGGTCCTGGCATTGATCCTGGTGGTGATCGGGCCGCGCATCCAAGCGTGGGCGCGCCGGCGCGCCGAAGACGCGGGCCGCTCCGCCGATCACATCACGCCGCGCAGAATGGCGGCGCTGGTCGTCGGCACCTTCCTGGTCGGCGCCTACGGCGGCTACTTCACCGCGGCGCAGGGCATCTTGCTGGTCGGCGTGATGGGCGCGTTGCTACCGGAATCATTACAACGCATGAACGCCGCGAAGAATCTGCTCACGCTGATTGTGAATATCGTTGCGGCGGTGAGCTATACGCTCGTCGCCTGGGACCGCATCAGTTGGCCGGTGGCCGGACTGATCGCGATCGGCTCGCTGATCGGGGGTTTGATCGGCGCGCGCTACGGACGGCGGCTGTCGTCAAATGCGCTGCGCGCCACCATCGTGGTGGTCGGGCTGATCGGCCTGTACCGGTTGCTCACCGTGTGA
- a CDS encoding catalase family peroxidase, whose product MPVTPDDAIAAIRGAGGACPGYRALHAKGTLYRGTFTATPDAARLSRARHLDGTPVPTLVRFSNGSGNPAQPDAAQGVRGLAVKFSLPDGSTTDVSTQTARLFAASGPDGFVDLLKALRPGPAMPFRLARLFATRPALLRALPVLAAAGKIPASYATIEYHGLHAFRWIAADGSARFVRYHLIPAAGVEHLARPASRNKDRDFLTDELNSRLGNGPVRFDFRVRIAGPNDSTVDPSAPWRSDDTVSVGTIEITGLDTEREHGGDIVVFDPMRVTDGIEPSEDPVLHFRTLAYSASVKLRTGVDLGAQAPDAGSSEPI is encoded by the coding sequence ATGCCGGTTACTCCTGACGACGCCATCGCCGCGATCCGGGGCGCGGGCGGTGCCTGCCCGGGATATCGGGCCCTGCACGCCAAGGGCACCTTGTACCGCGGCACGTTCACCGCAACGCCGGATGCGGCAAGGCTCTCGCGCGCAAGGCATCTCGACGGCACGCCGGTACCGACGCTGGTGCGGTTCTCCAACGGATCGGGCAATCCGGCTCAGCCGGACGCTGCGCAGGGCGTGCGCGGCCTGGCCGTGAAGTTCAGCCTGCCCGACGGCAGCACAACCGACGTCTCCACGCAGACCGCCCGTCTGTTCGCCGCGAGCGGGCCGGACGGATTCGTCGACCTGCTCAAGGCGCTGCGGCCCGGCCCGGCGATGCCTTTCCGGCTGGCCCGCCTCTTCGCGACGCGGCCGGCTCTGCTGCGTGCCCTGCCCGTGCTGGCCGCGGCCGGCAAGATCCCGGCCAGCTACGCCACCATCGAATACCACGGGTTGCACGCGTTCCGTTGGATCGCCGCCGACGGCAGCGCCAGATTCGTTCGCTACCACCTGATTCCGGCTGCCGGAGTGGAACACCTGGCGCGGCCGGCGTCCCGGAACAAGGACCGTGACTTTCTCACCGACGAACTCAACAGCCGCCTCGGCAACGGTCCGGTGCGGTTCGACTTCCGCGTCCGCATCGCCGGACCCAATGACTCGACGGTGGATCCGTCGGCGCCCTGGCGCAGCGACGACACGGTCAGCGTCGGCACCATCGAGATCACCGGCCTGGACACCGAGCGCGAACATGGCGGCGACATCGTGGTCTTCGACCCGATGCGCGTCACCGACGGCATCGAACCCTCCGAGGATCCGGTGCTGCACTTTCGCACCCTGGCGTACTCCGCGTCGGTCAAGCTGCGGACGGGCGTCGACCTCGGTGCCCAGGCGCCCGACGCCGGATCATCAGAGCCGATCTAA
- a CDS encoding glutamate--cysteine ligase 2 codes for MSTRRSEGDLPTVGVEEEFLLVDPDTGEPAARNRDVAAEAGRRGVELELELASCQVETTSSVATSATQLHEELTALRRTAAQAAEAVGVRLLALGLPPVTPHHFPVTDTPRYRQIGEQFGMVAHEQGISGCHVHVEVPDRGAAIHASNWLRPWLPTLLALSANSAIYRNSDSGYASWRSVLWRRWPVAGAPPYFASIDEYDGTVQMLVDTGVILDAGMVYWDVRPSANFPTVEVRVADVPATAADTVLLATLIRAAVITAVDERDRSVGRLPPAALRAAYWKAAHDGLAGSTLDLVGGGGAVPVREQLSALVHRVRPALDALDEYHHVVDDLDRVTTLGNGAMRQRRAWQRRGAALDVIEDAAAATVG; via the coding sequence ATGAGCACGCGGCGCTCGGAGGGCGACCTCCCGACAGTCGGTGTGGAAGAAGAGTTTCTGCTCGTCGACCCGGATACTGGCGAACCGGCCGCCCGTAACCGTGACGTGGCAGCCGAGGCCGGACGCCGCGGCGTCGAGTTGGAGCTGGAACTGGCCAGTTGCCAGGTGGAGACGACCTCCAGCGTGGCGACCAGCGCTACACAGCTGCACGAGGAGCTCACTGCGTTGCGGCGCACGGCCGCACAGGCCGCCGAAGCGGTCGGTGTCCGCCTGCTGGCCCTGGGACTGCCCCCCGTCACCCCGCACCATTTCCCGGTGACCGACACACCCCGCTACCGACAGATCGGCGAGCAGTTCGGCATGGTGGCACATGAGCAGGGCATTAGCGGATGCCACGTTCACGTCGAGGTGCCCGACCGTGGCGCGGCCATTCACGCAAGCAACTGGCTGCGCCCGTGGCTGCCGACTTTGCTTGCGCTGTCGGCGAATTCGGCGATCTATCGGAATAGTGACTCGGGCTATGCCAGCTGGCGCAGCGTGCTGTGGCGGCGCTGGCCGGTGGCGGGTGCGCCGCCGTATTTCGCGTCGATCGACGAGTACGACGGCACGGTGCAGATGCTGGTCGATACCGGGGTGATCCTGGATGCCGGGATGGTCTATTGGGACGTGCGACCGTCCGCCAACTTCCCGACCGTCGAGGTCCGGGTCGCCGATGTACCGGCGACCGCCGCCGACACCGTGTTGCTGGCCACGTTGATCCGGGCGGCCGTGATCACCGCGGTCGACGAGCGCGATCGCAGCGTCGGCCGGCTGCCGCCGGCCGCGCTGCGGGCCGCCTACTGGAAGGCCGCCCATGACGGATTGGCCGGCAGCACCTTGGATCTGGTCGGCGGAGGTGGGGCGGTGCCGGTGCGCGAGCAGTTGAGCGCGCTGGTGCACCGGGTCCGCCCGGCGCTGGACGCCCTGGACGAATATCACCACGTCGTCGACGATCTCGACCGCGTCACCACGCTGGGCAACGGCGCGATGCGGCAACGCCGGGCGTGGCAGCGCCGCGGCGCCGCCCTGGACGTCATCGAGGACGCCGCGGCCGCAACTGTCGGTTAG
- a CDS encoding TetR/AcrR family transcriptional regulator, translating to MLSPRLQEHDYVLDSTEDLVAQDGIEAVTIRALTKATGVSNGAIYRTFESRGGLLGRVWIRAERRFLDQLTGLVEEAKAQAGSESLDAVYAAAETSLLYPELYPGSSACLMTVRRDDVVSQPMPADIAEHLRALERELVAVMAQLAEGLWGRSDDSAVDLIATCIIDLPKWIGSRGGRYSLPIQRDYLRAAVRSVLEVGPPPTGADRELAASGARHGAA from the coding sequence GTGTTAAGTCCCCGGTTGCAAGAACACGACTACGTCCTTGATTCCACCGAGGACCTGGTCGCCCAGGACGGCATCGAGGCCGTGACGATTCGTGCCCTCACCAAAGCCACCGGCGTTTCCAACGGCGCTATCTACCGCACCTTCGAATCTCGCGGCGGCCTGCTCGGCCGGGTCTGGATCCGAGCGGAACGCCGCTTCCTGGACCAGTTGACCGGCCTGGTCGAGGAGGCGAAAGCCCAGGCGGGCAGCGAATCCCTGGACGCGGTCTATGCCGCCGCGGAGACCTCGCTGCTGTACCCCGAGTTGTACCCCGGCTCGTCCGCGTGCCTGATGACGGTGCGTCGCGACGACGTGGTGAGTCAGCCGATGCCGGCAGATATCGCCGAGCACCTGCGGGCTCTCGAGCGTGAACTCGTCGCGGTGATGGCCCAACTGGCCGAAGGCCTTTGGGGGCGCAGCGACGACAGTGCGGTCGACCTGATCGCGACCTGCATCATCGACCTGCCGAAGTGGATCGGGTCGCGGGGCGGGCGGTACAGCCTGCCCATCCAGCGCGACTACCTGCGCGCAGCGGTGCGGTCGGTGCTCGAGGTGGGTCCGCCGCCGACCGGGGCAGACCGCGAGCTGGCGGCCAGCGGCGCTCGCCATGGCGCGGCCTGA
- a CDS encoding anti-sigma factor antagonist: MSLVIAESFSTHLTLSTRLVYQLGEPRSTLRAITDRSGEAVVIHAGGEVDACNENTWRQLVTEAAATATAPGPFIVDVSDVDFMGCCAYTVLAEAAEDCRRRGVELRLVTHAPIVTRIVDACGLSAVLPIYPTVDSALAIS; encoded by the coding sequence ATGAGCCTGGTCATTGCCGAATCTTTTTCCACACACCTCACACTCAGCACCCGCCTGGTGTACCAACTCGGCGAGCCGCGCAGCACCCTGCGGGCGATCACCGATCGCAGCGGCGAGGCGGTGGTGATCCACGCCGGCGGCGAAGTAGACGCCTGCAACGAGAACACCTGGCGCCAGCTGGTGACCGAAGCGGCTGCCACTGCCACCGCGCCCGGACCGTTCATCGTTGACGTCAGCGACGTCGATTTCATGGGCTGCTGCGCCTACACCGTGCTTGCCGAGGCCGCCGAAGACTGCCGTCGTCGCGGCGTCGAATTGCGGCTGGTGACCCACGCACCGATCGTCACACGGATCGTGGATGCCTGCGGGCTGAGTGCGGTGTTACCGATCTATCCGACCGTGGACAGCGCCCTGGCGATTTCCTGA
- a CDS encoding TetR/AcrR family transcriptional regulator, whose protein sequence is MTTPDVTGPGGPAVPARERILSAAYDLFSRRGIRAVGTEEVIERAGVAKATLYRHFATKNALVLAVLERREQLWTHGLIEERSAALGSTPEEQLLAIFDVLHEWFQNRDGFEGCSFVNVLLELGADHPAGKASIVHINNVREIVRGRAVAAGLRDVEDFARSWQILMKGAIMLAAVGDTDAALRSRNMARGLIDQHRPPDGVHLERDREGAVG, encoded by the coding sequence ATGACAACGCCCGACGTCACGGGCCCCGGGGGGCCCGCCGTGCCCGCCCGCGAACGAATCCTGAGTGCCGCCTACGACCTGTTCAGTCGGCGCGGCATCAGGGCGGTGGGCACCGAGGAAGTGATCGAACGTGCCGGGGTGGCCAAGGCGACCCTCTATCGGCACTTCGCGACCAAGAACGCGCTGGTGCTGGCCGTACTCGAGCGCCGAGAGCAATTGTGGACGCATGGCCTCATCGAGGAGCGGTCCGCCGCGCTCGGTAGCACTCCCGAAGAGCAGTTGCTGGCGATCTTCGACGTGCTGCACGAGTGGTTCCAGAATCGCGACGGTTTCGAGGGCTGCTCATTCGTCAACGTCCTGCTCGAGTTGGGAGCCGACCACCCCGCCGGAAAGGCGAGCATCGTCCATATCAACAACGTGCGGGAGATTGTGCGCGGGCGGGCGGTGGCAGCGGGTCTGCGCGACGTCGAGGATTTCGCGCGGTCCTGGCAGATTCTGATGAAGGGCGCGATCATGCTCGCGGCGGTCGGTGACACCGATGCCGCCCTGCGATCGCGCAACATGGCCCGAGGGCTCATCGACCAGCATCGCCCACCGGACGGTGTGCACCTCGAAAGGGACCGCGAAGGGGCGGTCGGGTAG
- a CDS encoding DedA family protein produces the protein MDLDALLHSIPPLAIYLLVGGVVGVESLGIPLPGEIVLVSAALMSSHHEIGVNPIGVGAAAVIGAVVGDSIGYSIGRRFGMPLFDRLGRRFPKHFGPGHVALAERTFNRWGVRAVFFGRFIALLRIFAGPLAGALKMPYPRFLAANVSGGICWAGGTTALVYYAGVAAERWMSRFSWVALVIAVICGITAAILLRERTSRAIAELEEEHYRKTGTPAPEKAA, from the coding sequence ATGGATCTGGACGCCCTGCTGCATTCAATCCCGCCGCTGGCGATCTATCTGCTGGTTGGCGGCGTCGTCGGAGTGGAAAGCCTGGGCATTCCACTGCCGGGAGAGATCGTGTTGGTCAGCGCCGCGTTGATGTCGTCGCATCACGAGATCGGGGTCAACCCCATCGGCGTCGGCGCGGCCGCGGTGATCGGCGCGGTGGTGGGCGACTCGATCGGCTACTCGATCGGCCGGCGCTTCGGGATGCCACTGTTCGACCGCCTCGGCCGCAGATTCCCCAAGCACTTCGGTCCCGGACACGTTGCCCTGGCCGAGCGGACATTCAACCGCTGGGGTGTTCGTGCGGTGTTCTTCGGCCGCTTCATCGCCCTGTTGCGCATCTTCGCCGGGCCGCTGGCCGGGGCGTTGAAGATGCCCTATCCACGATTCCTGGCGGCCAACGTGAGCGGCGGCATCTGCTGGGCCGGGGGCACTACCGCCCTGGTCTATTACGCCGGCGTGGCCGCCGAACGCTGGATGTCCCGTTTCTCCTGGGTCGCGCTGGTCATCGCCGTCATCTGCGGCATCACCGCGGCCATCCTGTTGCGCGAACGCACGTCCCGCGCCATCGCCGAACTCGAGGAAGAGCACTACCGCAAGACCGGAACCCCGGCTCCGGAGAAGGCGGCCTGA
- a CDS encoding acyl-CoA synthetase, whose translation MEFNLAQIVSAVAAANPDRDAIVFGDRRFTFAQTVQRARRFARALHEWGFGAHRERAELAPHESGQSHLGLYLANCNEFLEAMIGAYQARVAPFNVNYRYVADELVYLIGNANADALVYQARFAPTLAQALERAPKPVRLIHVDDESGNAPLPGAVRYEELLASVSDEPLDVVPSPDDLYMLYTGGTTGMPKAVLWRQHDIFMNAMGGRTFGTGEPVRSLEEIVERSRPDGPGSMTAAPLMHGAAQWAAFINLCAGRPFVMAPTTTHLDPAEVWALASRERVVSLSIVGDAFGRPLLDELQSGSYDLSGLFVLVTGGAALSAPLKQRFVELLPHLTILDAGGSSESGAQMGQVSSAAQQVSGRFTPNPGAVVVSEDLTRILSPGDDEIGWLAQQGPIPLGYLGDAAKTARTFPVIDGIRHSVPGDRARWDADGQIELLGRDSVTINSGGEKIFAEEVEAAINEHPAVYDVVVTGRPSERWGNEVVALVQLADGAHAGADDIADEIIAEAARHIARYKLPKEVIFCAKLQRSPSGKADYRWAKEQATQAS comes from the coding sequence TTGGAATTCAACCTCGCCCAGATAGTTTCGGCGGTGGCCGCCGCCAACCCGGACCGCGACGCCATCGTGTTCGGCGACCGGCGGTTCACCTTCGCCCAGACCGTGCAACGGGCCCGACGGTTCGCACGTGCGCTGCACGAGTGGGGATTCGGCGCCCACCGGGAACGCGCCGAGTTGGCTCCGCACGAATCCGGGCAGAGTCATCTGGGCCTGTATCTGGCCAACTGCAATGAGTTTCTGGAGGCAATGATCGGGGCGTACCAGGCCCGGGTGGCTCCGTTCAACGTCAACTACCGCTACGTCGCCGACGAGTTGGTGTACCTGATCGGCAACGCCAACGCGGATGCGCTGGTCTACCAGGCGCGTTTCGCGCCGACCCTGGCCCAGGCATTGGAACGGGCACCGAAGCCGGTTCGGCTGATCCACGTCGACGACGAGTCCGGAAACGCGCCGCTTCCGGGGGCGGTGCGCTACGAGGAGTTGCTGGCATCCGTTTCCGATGAACCGCTGGATGTGGTGCCCTCGCCCGACGATCTCTACATGCTCTACACCGGCGGCACCACCGGCATGCCCAAGGCGGTGCTGTGGCGCCAGCACGACATCTTCATGAACGCGATGGGCGGCCGGACCTTCGGCACCGGTGAGCCGGTGCGCAGCCTCGAGGAGATCGTGGAGCGCTCCCGGCCCGACGGTCCGGGATCGATGACGGCCGCACCGCTGATGCACGGGGCGGCGCAGTGGGCGGCGTTCATCAACTTGTGTGCCGGGCGGCCGTTCGTGATGGCGCCGACGACCACGCATCTGGACCCGGCTGAAGTGTGGGCGCTGGCCAGCCGGGAACGGGTGGTGTCGTTGTCGATCGTGGGCGACGCGTTCGGCCGTCCGCTGCTCGACGAGCTGCAGAGCGGCTCCTACGACCTGTCCGGGCTGTTCGTACTGGTCACCGGCGGGGCGGCGTTGAGTGCACCACTGAAGCAGCGGTTCGTGGAACTGCTGCCGCACCTGACGATCTTGGACGCCGGCGGCTCCTCGGAATCGGGTGCCCAGATGGGGCAGGTGTCCAGCGCCGCGCAGCAGGTGTCGGGTAGGTTCACGCCCAATCCCGGTGCGGTGGTGGTCAGCGAGGACCTGACGCGGATCCTGTCGCCCGGGGACGACGAGATCGGCTGGCTCGCCCAGCAGGGCCCAATCCCGTTGGGCTATCTCGGCGACGCTGCGAAGACGGCCCGGACATTTCCGGTCATCGACGGGATCCGGCACTCGGTTCCCGGTGACCGGGCCCGGTGGGACGCCGACGGGCAGATCGAACTGCTGGGCAGGGATTCGGTGACCATCAACTCCGGCGGCGAGAAGATCTTCGCCGAGGAGGTCGAGGCCGCGATCAACGAGCACCCCGCCGTCTACGACGTCGTGGTGACCGGCCGTCCCAGTGAGCGGTGGGGAAACGAGGTCGTCGCCCTGGTGCAGCTGGCCGACGGCGCTCACGCCGGCGCCGACGACATCGCCGACGAAATCATCGCCGAGGCCGCGCGCCATATCGCACGCTACAAGCTGCCCAAAGAGGTGATCTTCTGCGCCAAGTTGCAGCGGTCACCGTCCGGTAAGGCCGACTACCGGTGGGCGAAAGAGCAAGCGACACAGGCTAGTTGA
- a CDS encoding PPE family protein: protein MTFEILPPEINSARMFMGAGSAPMLQAAAAWTGLADELDTAATSFQAVTSNLAAQAWQGPAATAMAAVAAPYARLLGAISAHAAGAAAQSSAVAGAFEAAQAATIPPALVSANRNALVQLVISNIFGQNAPAIAAMESGYEAMWAADVAALAGYHGEASAAAAQLTSWQEALGGLATLNTSIGNNGVWNLGIGNTGDNNLGSGNTGKSNVGSGNYGNANLGSGNGGNANLGSGNTGNTNLGSGNWGNTNLGNGNFGNLNLGGGNQGNGNLGPGNVGDGNRGGGNIGSTNFGSGNAGSFNLGSGNIGDSNVGFGNKGSFNFGFGNNGNNNVGFGLTGDNQVGIGALNAGVGNFGFGNSGNNNVGFFNSGDNNVGFFNSGNGNWGFGNAGQTNSGFWNAGSVNTGFGNGGSTNFGFDNAGIGNMGAGNAFYDNVGFGNAGSGNTGFFNSADYGTNTGAFNSGYWNTGLFSSGNTNTGVFNSGSLNTGYGSSETPVGVTNSGIGNVGSNLSGFYNIGSDSSGFQNITPDAYGYTSGWHNSDGRGNVGFYNTGFALSGFSNTGSYNTGINNSGDYNSGVVNAGNSSSGAGHRGDNQSGFFN, encoded by the coding sequence ATGACGTTTGAAATACTGCCTCCCGAGATCAACTCGGCGCGCATGTTCATGGGCGCCGGATCAGCGCCGATGCTGCAAGCCGCCGCGGCCTGGACCGGTCTGGCCGACGAGCTCGACACCGCGGCGACGTCGTTCCAGGCAGTGACCTCAAACCTCGCGGCGCAGGCCTGGCAAGGTCCGGCCGCGACGGCCATGGCCGCGGTCGCCGCGCCGTACGCGAGGTTGCTGGGCGCGATATCGGCGCATGCCGCCGGCGCCGCCGCCCAATCCAGCGCCGTGGCAGGCGCATTCGAAGCGGCTCAGGCGGCCACGATTCCCCCGGCACTGGTCAGTGCCAATCGCAACGCACTTGTGCAACTTGTGATTTCGAATATATTCGGTCAGAACGCCCCGGCCATCGCCGCCATGGAGAGCGGATACGAGGCCATGTGGGCCGCCGACGTCGCCGCTCTGGCCGGCTACCACGGTGAAGCATCCGCGGCCGCAGCGCAGCTGACCTCCTGGCAGGAAGCGCTGGGCGGTCTGGCCACGCTGAATACCAGCATCGGCAACAACGGCGTGTGGAACCTCGGCATCGGAAACACCGGCGACAACAACCTCGGCAGCGGCAACACCGGAAAATCCAACGTAGGCAGCGGAAACTACGGCAACGCCAACCTCGGCAGCGGCAACGGCGGCAACGCCAACCTGGGCAGCGGCAACACCGGTAATACCAACCTGGGCAGCGGCAACTGGGGCAATACGAACTTGGGCAACGGCAACTTCGGCAATCTCAATCTGGGCGGCGGCAACCAGGGCAACGGAAACCTCGGGCCGGGCAATGTCGGCGACGGTAACCGCGGCGGCGGCAACATCGGCTCCACCAATTTCGGCAGCGGTAACGCCGGCTCGTTCAACCTGGGCAGCGGCAACATCGGCGACTCGAACGTCGGCTTCGGCAACAAGGGCAGTTTCAACTTCGGATTCGGCAACAACGGCAACAACAACGTCGGGTTCGGCCTGACCGGAGACAACCAGGTAGGTATCGGCGCGCTGAACGCCGGTGTCGGCAATTTCGGCTTCGGCAACTCGGGCAACAACAACGTCGGCTTCTTCAACTCCGGCGACAACAACGTCGGCTTCTTCAATTCGGGCAACGGCAACTGGGGCTTCGGCAACGCCGGACAAACCAACTCCGGCTTCTGGAACGCGGGATCGGTCAACACCGGCTTCGGCAACGGCGGCAGCACCAACTTCGGCTTCGACAATGCCGGCATCGGCAACATGGGCGCCGGTAACGCGTTCTATGACAACGTCGGCTTCGGCAATGCAGGCTCCGGCAATACCGGTTTCTTCAACTCCGCCGACTACGGCACCAATACCGGCGCGTTCAACTCGGGGTACTGGAACACCGGATTGTTCAGCTCGGGCAACACCAACACCGGGGTGTTCAACTCGGGCAGCCTGAACACCGGTTACGGTAGCTCGGAAACCCCTGTCGGCGTGACGAACTCGGGAATCGGCAACGTCGGCAGCAACCTGTCCGGTTTCTACAACATCGGCTCGGATTCCTCAGGGTTCCAGAACATCACCCCTGACGCCTACGGCTACACCTCGGGCTGGCACAACTCCGACGGCCGGGGCAACGTCGGGTTCTACAACACCGGCTTCGCACTGTCCGGCTTCAGCAACACCGGCTCGTACAACACCGGCATCAACAACTCGGGTGACTACAACTCCGGTGTCGTCAACGCCGGCAACAGCAGCTCCGGTGCCGGGCACCGGGGCGACAACCAGTCCGGATTCTTCAACTAG